TAAAACTCGCTCTTGAAACGCTTTTTGGCTTTGCAAATAGGATGCGATCGCCTGCGCTTTTTGATGCAATTCGCCATAGGTGAAACTGCTATCTTCGCTCACTCCATCTGCAAGAAAGGTATAAGCTGTTTGCTGCGGCTGATGGATTGCTCTATATTCTAAGAGCTTCACCAAAGTAGTGACGCTAGAATCTATTGGTGTATGTATCATTTTGCTCCTACCAATTCATATTTAGCAGGAATTTCCTCGCCTTTCCACTTAATAGCAGCTTCAATCTCAGAACCTAAGTAAGGATGAATATTTAATTCAGTGCGGATTTCCTCTAAAGGTTTTTCCCATAATGTATTCCAGGGAACTCCAAACAAAGGTTGTGCTTGTTGTCCCATAATCCAGCCTCGAACAACAGCTTCCATGTGCTGACTGCACAAATCCATATCTTCAATGGCAGTTTTGAGTAAATTTTTAGCAAGTAAAACAACCCAAAAACGGGCAGGGTAAAACTGAGTCAAGGAAAATGTCTCTACTTGAATTTCTCCAGCTTTGTCTGTATTGCTACCTGTAACTATATGCCAAATGTCATGAGTTTCCATGACATAATTGAACAAAAATCTATAGGTATCTGAAGTATGTTCGCGCACTGGAGGCGGAGTTAATCCGTTTCTCAGCATATGATCGGCGTAAATATACCCCAAGGTGTTAGAAGGTAATTGATGGAGTTGCTGTAAATCAATCTTTCCTAGTAGCTGTTTTTCAGAAAGGGCAATTCTTCCTCTTTCGGTGCGCGATAAAAACTGGACAATTTGATTTAAACTCTTAGGATCAATTGCTGCATCAGACAAATTGCCACCAGCAGTAAAAGAACCATAAGGCAGTTGTACAATCCGCATGAAGCGATAGGCAAATATCAGCTTTTTTAGTTCTTTTTTAAAATTTTCTAAAATCACCATTGGATTTATTTCCCTGAGATGCTTTAGTTTTTAAATTAAAGAACGATCGGGGAGAACTAGGGGAGATGATCGCATTAGTGGATTCCTACTCCTGGGTTCCCTGCTTCCCCTACCCTGCATCTATGGCACAATGGTCTTTTCAAAATTAACTCCAACCCAATGCTTCACTAACTTGCTGGGCGAGTTTCAATGGACGGAAGGGCTTGGCAAAAACAGCAGCAACTTTCAATTCAGCAAAGTGATCTTGCTGACACTGCTGAAGTTTGGCAGTTACTAAAATTACCGGAATTTTCTCAGTAGCGGGGTTAGCTTTCAGTTGTTCAAGAGTTGCTCGCCCATCCATATCAGGCATCATCATATCTAGCAAGATGGCATCCGGTTGGTGGTTAGCTGCCATGCTCAACCCTTCATTACCAGAATTGGCAGTCAATACGTTCCAGCCAGCACCCATTTCTAGCCCTAGTTTGGCGATCGCCCGGACATCTTCCTCATCATCAACAATTAAAATAGATTTGCTCATTGCCATACTCCAGCATAGTTAGCTTGGTGTCCAACATAGCTTTTAACTTTATCAGTAGAAGTCCCAGACCTACCGATGAGGAGGTGTCGTGATGAATACGAGTATCTTGTCACTTTTTCGATAAATATTCATCAAAAGACTTTCAATGCAAAGCTATTGATCTATTTTCACTCTTACCAATTGAACTAAAGTGTTCAAGTGTCCTGTCAATGCCGCCCGCACTGCTGTTTCTTTGTCGCGAATTTCCCCTAACATAATGCTGGATAACAATGGCAACTTTCTAAGTTTGGAGCGGTCTTTTTCCACTGGCGTTGGTAACACGATTAAGCTCTATAACGTTTCTCTAGAGGGAGCAACTGATATTCAAAATATTGATAGTCTTAGTGCAATTGATATCAGCACCATCAAGCCTGTTCAAAAAACTTTGCTACTTGATTTTAGTAGTTTAGGTGTGCCTCTAGATAATATCGAAGGTCTTGCCTTGGGGCCAGATTTAGCAGATGGACGGCGTTCTTTAGTGGTTGTCAGCTATAACAATTTCGCTGCAACTCAATTCACCCAAGTTCTAGCTTTTGGAGTTCAGCAAGTCCCAGAACCTTCTTCAGCAATAGGTATCTTGATATTTACTGCAATGGGTGCTAAGTCATTGCGGCGACGCAAAAAAGGGTAAAAATTTCAGTTTAACGGAGATCCTGCACCAGTCTCAATAAGCCATTTTGAGTAGAGCGAAAAATCTATAAGATTAATTTTCCCTGGAAATACGACACATCATTTAGGGGTGGGTTTATAACTATTGTTGCTCTGAATATATAGCAGGAGTCATTTGGAATTGTCGTAACTACTACTAGCTAATTAGGAGCCATCAGGACTGACAACAAGGGAGGTTACTTAAAAATGTAGAGACGCGAACCCGCGCGCCTCCACATTTTTAAGCTGCTTTCAGAAACCAGCTATAAAACTAAGTTGTTAGTGTTATTTAAAGCAGTCGCCGAAGTATTTTCTACGGCAATAAACGGTCGAAAAATTCCCTGGCCTATCGAACCATCTGGATCAATTTGAATGCTAGTACCAAATCCTCGCTGTTCTAGCTGTATATAGCCGTCAGCGAAAGGATCTGAACCGCTATAGCCAAGGCTATCTAGAAGTTCTGTTAGGACAATCTTATCAATGCCAATTTCAAAGTCAGTGATGCGATCGCCTACATCTCGAAAACTCTTGTAAATAAACTCATCGCGCCCGCCACCGCCTGTGATCAGATCATGACCTTCAAATCCCACAATGCGTTCGCTTTCATCAAGACCCGTTAAAACATCTCTTTTTGACGTACCGTTGATTGTAGGCTTGGGTAAGTTGAAACGTGCTACTAGCGGGTCATGATCGCTGATTTGGTCAGCGAATTCAGCATTGATGTGAACAGGATCGTATTCAGCAACGTTAGCTAAATTATTGCTAACTAAAACGTGGTCTAGTTCTTGGGAATTTCCCTCAAAGACGTAGGAATAACGCTCATTTTCTGGTAATGTTTCGGTGAGATTGGTGAGATTTTGCTCTAAAATTTGCAACGGTTGGTTGAAATAAAACTCATTCAAGTCACCCACTACGGCTACATTAGCATTTGGGTCTGCGTCCAAAATGTTTTTTACGTAATCATTCACAACTGTAGCTTGTGCAGTTCGTTGTGCTTCACCGCCATTTACGGAAGGCTGAGTAGTACCATACAAGGGAGTACTGCCACCTTTGGAAGTGAAGTGATTGTTAATTAGAGTGATTTGTTTTGAATTAAACTCAAACGTAGCTGATAAAGAATTGCGGCTATTTTGAAAGGCATTGCCATCAGCAAGATTGGGGTCTTCGATGCGTTGCAGGGAACCTTCAACAAAGTCAACGCGGTTAGGATTATAGAGATAGCCGACGCGGATATTGCCACCGGGTTCTCCGCCGCTTTGGTCATCTACGGGCGGGATATCTAGATATTGATAACGAGGGCCGCCTGCTGCAACAATGGCATCAATTAAGGTTTGACCAGTCAGAAGTGCATCAACGACACTATCGTTTACAGATCCATTGTTATCTTGGATTTCCTGAAGGGAGATGATATCGGGAGATTTGAGGTCGCTGACAATTTGATTTGCGATCGCGTTAAACCTCGCGCTTCCATCACTCGGATCGAGGTTTTCTACATTGTAATTAGCAACAGTCAGTTGGTCGGCAGTCCCCACTAAATTAGTCGTTTCTCGCGTCACTCCAGTAGAAGTAGGAGTAAATGACTGAGTTGCCAACACTTCAAAATTACCAAAACCGTAGCTGACAACACCCGTAACATTCCCTAGTTGCGCCCCTACATTCACTTGTGGCGTGGAAAACCCAGGTGTTATACCAAGGTCTGCTTGAATTTGGATGCGTTCCGGATTTAAGTCATTGGCATTAACGGTAATACCGCCTCGGCTATTAACCCCAGTCGCATTCGCACCGTTATCTGCTAAAACGTATACTTCCCCAAATTGATTAGTAGGACTGACAGACACGGCATTGTTAATTTGAACCCGCATCCCCTCCAAGCTTTCATAAAAATCGATGCCGTCTTCAGCCGGATCGAAAGTGGCAAAATTATCGTTGTCAATAATTGCCGTCGGCGGTGTCCGACCTCCAGCACCAAGAACTGTGCCTGCGGGTAGCGAGTTGCCTGTTGATAAAGTGGTAACGGTGGGGCTGCTAATTTGAGTACTTGAAAGATTACCTGAACTAGCACCGCCAGGGGTAAATTCCGATACACTGCCCCCAACTTGCACCTCAGCGCCCACTGCTACAGTAGGTGCAGAAGAAGTAAACACAAAAATGCCGTCTGAGGTTAAATCATCGCTATCTCCACT
This Oculatellaceae cyanobacterium DNA region includes the following protein-coding sequences:
- a CDS encoding response regulator, which produces MSKSILIVDDEEDVRAIAKLGLEMGAGWNVLTANSGNEGLSMAANHQPDAILLDMMMPDMDGRATLEQLKANPATEKIPVILVTAKLQQCQQDHFAELKVAAVFAKPFRPLKLAQQVSEALGWS
- a CDS encoding Coq4 family protein codes for the protein MVILENFKKELKKLIFAYRFMRIVQLPYGSFTAGGNLSDAAIDPKSLNQIVQFLSRTERGRIALSEKQLLGKIDLQQLHQLPSNTLGYIYADHMLRNGLTPPPVREHTSDTYRFLFNYVMETHDIWHIVTGSNTDKAGEIQVETFSLTQFYPARFWVVLLAKNLLKTAIEDMDLCSQHMEAVVRGWIMGQQAQPLFGVPWNTLWEKPLEEIRTELNIHPYLGSEIEAAIKWKGEEIPAKYELVGAK
- a CDS encoding lamin tail domain-containing protein, encoding MANLFFSEYIEGSSNNKALEIYNGTGGAINLATEGYVVQMYFNGSTTAGLTINLTGTVANGDVFVLAQAAANATILAQADQTSSASWFNGDDAIVLRKGGINGTVIDSLGQIGVAPGTEWGTRVTSTADNTLRRKSTIAAGDTNPNDVFDPSSQWDGFATDTFGNLGNHTTEGGGGSNAPTVSIIATDAEAAEQGANQATFRITRTGDTSAELIVNYTVATGTGQATNGNDYTPNLTGTAVIAAGQSFVDITITPADDSTVEGNETVTLTLTDTVAYDLGSSSTATVTLADNDVSITPIYQIQGAGHTSSLVGQTVTTKGIVTAVDSNGFYLQDASGDSDDLTSDGIFVFTSSAPTVAVGAEVQVGGSVSEFTPGGASSGNLSSTQISSPTVTTLSTGNSLPAGTVLGAGGRTPPTAIIDNDNFATFDPAEDGIDFYESLEGMRVQINNAVSVSPTNQFGEVYVLADNGANATGVNSRGGITVNANDLNPERIQIQADLGITPGFSTPQVNVGAQLGNVTGVVSYGFGNFEVLATQSFTPTSTGVTRETTNLVGTADQLTVANYNVENLDPSDGSARFNAIANQIVSDLKSPDIISLQEIQDNNGSVNDSVVDALLTGQTLIDAIVAAGGPRYQYLDIPPVDDQSGGEPGGNIRVGYLYNPNRVDFVEGSLQRIEDPNLADGNAFQNSRNSLSATFEFNSKQITLINNHFTSKGGSTPLYGTTQPSVNGGEAQRTAQATVVNDYVKNILDADPNANVAVVGDLNEFYFNQPLQILEQNLTNLTETLPENERYSYVFEGNSQELDHVLVSNNLANVAEYDPVHINAEFADQISDHDPLVARFNLPKPTINGTSKRDVLTGLDESERIVGFEGHDLITGGGGRDEFIYKSFRDVGDRITDFEIGIDKIVLTELLDSLGYSGSDPFADGYIQLEQRGFGTSIQIDPDGSIGQGIFRPFIAVENTSATALNNTNNLVL
- a CDS encoding esterase-like activity of phytase family protein, encoding MFKCPVNAARTAVSLSRISPNIMLDNNGNFLSLERSFSTGVGNTIKLYNVSLEGATDIQNIDSLSAIDISTIKPVQKTLLLDFSSLGVPLDNIEGLALGPDLADGRRSLVVVSYNNFAATQFTQVLAFGVQQVPEPSSAIGILIFTAMGAKSLRRRKKG